One window of the Lytechinus pictus isolate F3 Inbred chromosome 5, Lp3.0, whole genome shotgun sequence genome contains the following:
- the LOC129262588 gene encoding BOS complex subunit ncln-like has product MWFAEAEEVVEVVRGHFPWTCLLIVPILIAISPVHGAHDFTAYRMQQFDLHGSQYGCRNTLVNLEARPISAKMVTRRCILARLSEVTADRYRELIEQGAGALVILLPESLTSAPQDVLNQWMELEPLMLEQETTMPVYFASEDEELLSIHSDIQQAVSGDQAPSAAQALLSAVYANGFQMVVSGSQAKPIKDGNIISFQGQLTGKGVEDQLPTLAVVAHYDAFGAAPHLSHGADSNGSGVVALLELARLFSKLYTSSRTHAKYNLLFFLSGGGKFNYHGTKRWIEDQLESQESSLLSDVSYVMCLDTIGASDELYLHVSKPPKEGSESHQILEGLENVTRSLYPAMKFGMVHKRINLADDWLAWEHERFSMQRLPAGTLSHLSAYDSASRSTITDDGSRVDSNKLARNVKIIAETLAHHIFGIGSSDMEVFVDGYDVNKDSIDAWIKYLSSEPRSAQLLTKDQPLLQTLQSALSRHLKDVKRITIKADKREPEYVFYDGLKFTVHAYNVKPAVFDLFLAAGIASYLGLIYLTVQNFSMLKDTVRSYVAKKPKIH; this is encoded by the exons atgtggTTTGCAGAGGCTGAAGAAGTTGTTGAAGTAGTAAGGGGTCATTTTCCGTGGACATGCCTTCTCATAGTTCCGATTTTGATCGCAATTTCGCCTGTTCATGGAGCTCATGACTTCACCGCATATCGAATGCAGCAGTTCGACCTGCACGGATCTCAGTATG GCTGTCGGAACACTTTGGTCAATCTGGAAGCTCGGCCAATATCAGCTAAGATGGTCACTAGGAGATGCATCCTTGCCAGACTGTCCGAGGTGACCGCTGATCGTTACAGGGAGTTGATAGAGCAGGGTGCAGGGGCATTAGTCATCTTGCTTCCTGAGTCTTTGACATCTGCACCACAGGATGTGCTCAAT CAATGGATGGAGTTAGAACCTTTGATGCTGGAGCAGGAGACCACCATGCCAGTGTACTTTGCATCAGAGGATGAAGAACTATTGTCCATTCATAGTGATATCCAGCAAGCAGTCAGTGGTGACCAAGCACCATCAGCTGCACAGG CCCTTCTGAGTGCAGTTTATGCCAATGGTTTCCAGATGGTTGTGTCTGGATCTCAGGCCAAACCTATCAAGGATGGTAATATCATCAGCTTTCAG GGTCAGCTGACAGGGAAGGGTGTAGAGGATCAGCTACCAACGTTAGCTGTTGTTGCTCACTACGATGCCTTTGGTGCTGCTCCG CATCTTTCGCATGGAGCAGACTCTAATGGTAGTGGTGTAGTGGCCTTGTTGGAGTTAGCTAGACTTTTCAGTAAGCTTTATACCAGCTCTAGAACTCATGCAAA gTATAACCTGCTATTCTTCCTGTCTGGTGGGGGTAAATTCAACTATCATGGAACAAAAAGATGGATTGAAGATCAGCTAGAGAGTCAAG aaTCTTCTCTGTTGAGTGATGTATCCTATGTGATGTGCCTTGATACGATTGGTGCCAGTGATGAACTCTACTTACATGTATCTAAACCACCTAAGGAGGGTTCAGAATCTCATCAAATATTGGAG GGTCTTGAAAACGTTACCAGGTCCCTGTACCCAGCAATGAAGTTCGGTATGGTTCATAAGCGTATTAACCTAGCTGATGATTGGTTGGCGTGGGAACATGAAAGGTTTAGCATGCAAAGACTTCCTGCGGGAACCCTTTCTCATCTCTCTGCCTATGACAGTGCCTCAAGGTCTACCATTACAGATGATGG TTCCAGGGTAGATTCTAATAAGCTTGCAAGAAATGTGAAGATCATCGCTGAAACTCTTGCTCATCATATATTTGGTATAGGATCCTCAGATATGGAGGTCTTTGTTGATGGCTAT GATGTGAATAAGGACTCGATAGATGCCTGGATAAAGTATTTATCATCTGAGCCCAGGTCAGCACAGCTATTAACCAAGGATCAACCTTTACTGCAGACACTACAGAGCGCCCTCTCGAGGCACCTCAAAGATGTCAAACGAATAACCATCAAAGCAGATAAGAG ggAACCTGAGTATGTTTTCTACGATGGTCTTAAGTTCACTGTGCATGCTTACAA TGTAAAACCAGCTGTGTTTGACCTGTTCCTGGCTGCGGGCATAGCCAGCTACCTTGGGCTCATCTATCTAACAGTGCAA AACTTCAGCATGTTGAAGGACACCGTAAGAAGCTACGTTGCTAAGAAACCCAAGATACACTAG